Proteins encoded in a region of the Corvus hawaiiensis isolate bCorHaw1 chromosome 18, bCorHaw1.pri.cur, whole genome shotgun sequence genome:
- the RAN gene encoding GTP-binding nuclear protein Ran has protein sequence MAAQGEPQVQFKLVLVGDGGTGKTTFVKRHLTGEFEKKYVATLGVEVHPLVFHTNRGPIKFNVWDTAGQEKFGGLRDGYYIQAQCAIIMFDVTSRVTYKNVPNWHRDLVRVCENIPIVLCGNKVDIKDRKVKAKSIVFHRKKNLQYYDISAKSNYNFEKPFLWLARKLIGDPNLEFVAMPALAPPEVVMDPALAAQYEQDLQIAQTTALPDEDDDL, from the exons ATGGCCGCCCAAGGAGAGCCCCAAGTGCAGTTTAAG CTTGTTCTGGTTGGTGATGGTGGCACTGGCAAAACAACATTTGTAAAGCGTCACTTGACTGGTGAATTTGAAAAGAAGTATGTAG CAACACTGGGTGTTGAAGTTCATCCTCTGGTGTTCCATACTAACAGAGGCCCTATTAAATTTAATGTATGGGACACAGCTGGCCAGGAGAAGTTTGGTGGCCTGCGTGATGGGTATTACATCCAAG CTCAGTGTGCCATCATAATGTTTGATGTAACATCAAGAGTTACTTACAAGAATGTACCTAATTGGCATAGAGATCTGGTACGAGTATGTGAAAATATCCCCATAGTGTTGTGTGGCAACAAAGTGGATATTAAGGACAGAAAAGTCAAGGCAAAATCCATTGTCTTCCATAGGAAGAAGAATCTCCAG TATTACGACATTTCAGCTAAGAGTAACTACAACTTTGAGAAGCCTTTCCTGTGGCTTGCTAGAAAGCTAATTGGAGATCCTAACTTGGAGTTTGTTGCCATGCCTGCGCTTGCACCTCCTGAAGTTGTTAtggacccagcactggcagcacagTATGAGCAGGACTTACAG ATTGCTCAGACCACTGCACTGCCAGATGAAGATGATGACCTGTGA
- the LOC125335506 gene encoding translation initiation factor IF-2-like has translation MAVPALRCADSSRTRKPPAVRDPGRIPPKGKSTGGGRPRPPGGRRPPPRGQKGNCSGVRSGARPGRERPRPRSSSRAPQPGLIPAGNHPGMAPCAAAGAHSSRESPRDGPVRRSRGSFQPGITPGWPRAPQPGLIPAGNHPGMAPCAAAGAHSSRESPRDGPVRRSRGSFQPGITPGWPRPPQPGLIPARNHPGMAPSAAAGAHSSRESPRDGPVRRSRGSFQPGITPEWPRAPQPGLIPAGNHPGMAPCAAAGAHSSRESPRDGPVRRSRGSFQPGITPGWPRPPQPGLIPARNHPGMAPCAAAGAHSSRESPRDGPVRRSRGSFQPGITPGWPRPPQPGLIPARNHPGMAPSAAAGAHSSRESPRDGPVRRSRGSFQPGITPEWPRAPQPGLIPAGNHPGMAPCAAAGAHSSRESPRDGPVRRSRGSFQPGITPGWPRPPQPGLIPARNHPGMAPCAAAGAHSSRESPRDGPVRRSRGSFQPGITPGWPRPPQPGLIPARNHPGMAPSAAAGAHSSRESPRDGPVRRSRGSFQPGITPEWPRAPQPGLIPAGNHPGMAPCAAAGAHSSRESPRDGPVRRSRGSFQPGITPGWPRPPRLSRLLQQEKRILR, from the coding sequence ATGGCGGTGCCTGCGCTTCgctgtgctgacagcagcaggacGAGAAAACCCCCGGCAGTGCGCGATCCCGGGCGGATTCCACCCAAAGGAAAATCCACGGGCGGCGGGAGACCGAGGccgccgggcgggcggcggccgccACCGCGTGGCCAAAAAGGGAACTGCAGCGGCGTCCGGAGCGGGGCTCGGCCCGGCCGGGAACGGCCCCGCCCGCGCTCCTCATCCCGTGCGCCGCAGCCGGGGCTCATTCCAGCCGGGAATCACCCCGGGATGGCCCCGTGCGCCGCAGCCGGGGCTCATTCCAGCCGGGAATCACCCCGGGATGGCCCCGTGCGCCGCAGCCGGGGCTCATTCCAGCCGGGAATCACCCCGGGATGGCCCCGTGCGCCGCAGCCGGGGCTCATTCCAGCCGGGAATCACCCCGGGATGGCCCCGTGCGCCGCAGCCGGGGCTCATTCCAGCCGGGAATCACCCCGGGATGGCCCCGTGCGCCGCAGCCGGGGCTCATTCCAGCCCGGAATCACCCCGGGATGGCCCCGTCCGCCGCAGCCGGGGCTCATTCCAGCCCGGAATCACCCCGGGATGGCCCCGTCCGCCGCAGCCGGGGCTCATTCCAGCCGGGAATCACCCCGGGATGGCCCCGTGCGCCGCAGCCGGGGCTCATTCCAGCCCGGAATCACCCCGGAATGGCCCCGTGCGCCGCAGCCGGGGCTCATTCCAGCCGGGAATCACCCCGGGATGGCCCCGTGCGCCGCAGCCGGGGCTCATTCCAGCCGGGAATCACCCCGGGATGGCCCCGTGCGCCGCAGCCGGGGCTCATTCCAGCCCGGAATCACCCCGGGATGGCCCCGTCCGCCGCAGCCGGGGCTCATTCCAGCCCGGAATCACCCCGGGATGGCCCCGTGCGCCGCAGCCGGGGCTCATTCCAGCCGGGAATCACCCCGGGATGGCCCCGTGCGCCGCAGCCGGGGCTCATTCCAGCCCGGAATCACCCCGGGATGGCCCCGTCCGCCGCAGCCGGGGCTCATTCCAGCCCGGAATCACCCCGGGATGGCCCCGTCCGCCGCAGCCGGGGCTCATTCCAGCCGGGAATCACCCCGGGATGGCCCCGTGCGCCGCAGCCGGGGCTCATTCCAGCCGGGAATCACCCCGGAATGGCCCCGTGCGCCGCAGCCGGGGCTCATTCCAGCCGGGAATCACCCCGGGATGGCCCCGTGCGCCGCAGCCGGGGCTCATTCCAGCCGGGAATCACCCCGGGATGGCCCCGTGCGCCGCAGCCGGGGCTCATTCCAGCCCGGAATCACCCCGGGATGGCCCCGTCCGCCGCAGCCGGGGCTCATTCCAGCCCGGAATCACCCCGGGATGGCCCCGTGCGCCGCAGCCGGGGCTCATTCCAGCCGGGAATCACCCCGGGATGGCCCCGTGCGCCGCAGCCGGGGCTCATTCCAGCCCGGAATCACCCCGGGATGGCCCCGTCCGCCGCAGCCGGGGCTCATTCCAGCCCGGAATCACCCCGGGATGGCCCCGTCCGCCGCAGCCGGGGCTCATTCCAGCCGGGAATCACCCCGGGATGGCCCCGTGCGCCGCAGCCGGGGCTCATTCCAGCCCGGAATCACCCCGGAATGGCCCCGTGCGCCGCAGCCGGGGCTCATTCCAGCCGGGAATCACCCCGGGATGGCCCCGTGCGCCGCAGCCGGGGCTCATTCCAGCCGGGAATCACCCCGGGATGGCCCCGTGCGCCGCAGCCGGGGCTCATTCCAGCCCGGAATCACCCCGGGATGGCCCCGTCCGCCCAGATTATCCCgtctgctgcagcaggaaaagagaattCTGCGGTAA